The nucleotide window aaaaacacaaaaagaaaaaaaggatcTCTGTTTTATTGTTCTTAGAGGCTTGCGCTGGTTAGTAATCACTAGTTCTCATTTTGTTCGGTGGCTAGCCCAAAAATCTTGTTTGATGGGGGTCTCGTGTTTGATCCTCGGTAATGCTCCTTTTTTCGAGAACATTTATATAGTTGCTACAGTAGTCGATCGCTAGCACATCCGCTCGCTTCGCTCATTCGCTAGTGGGCCTTCGTCACTGTTTTGGCGTGTGTGTGAGTTGGTGTTGGTTGTGTGCATCCTAACTATGCAGAGGTCGGGTGTGTGCTCATTGTGTTTTGTACCTTCTTGATGCTCCATTTTAAGCAAATAAAATCCACCCCGAAAAAAAATCTTGATAGAACTAATGTGTAGTAGTATATGACCCGTCTGTTGGGAGATACTATCATTCCCTTCGCTGCCATGATTCTGTATCCTTACATACATTAGCCATTGTTTTCTTAACGGATTTAGATGATAGTAAATTATACACAATCCAGTTTAAGTGTTCGATTGCAGGCATTATAAAACACCTATATAGTCATAACAAAATGTGTACTAAAAGAAAACACAAAGAGTATAATTAACTACTTCATCTATCCCAAATTATAAGACATTTTTGGTAGGCTAAATAGCGTACCAAAAACGTCTTATAATCTGGGACTaaggtagtattatctttgtTATTCCTATGTCCTGTCCCTATAGTTAAAAATGTGCCTTACAACTTGAAACAAAGTAGTGAAAAAGAAACAATGGTAAAAGTGATGAACCTCATTCATTGATTATTATACACAGCAGGACATAATAATCAAGGCAAATACCATCGATGCTGCAGCAGGAGAAATACTCGGTATTCTAGATGGCATCAACAAATACGAAAGAAAAATCTACTTTTTTGGTTGGTGTGGACTCGGGGCATCTGCTGCTCTCAGAGTGGCAGCCCAACGCCTGAAATCACTGGCTGCTAAAGGAAGGAAGTTTGACAAGGTTGTCCACGTGGATTGCACATTGTGGCAAAGCATGAGAGCCTTGCAAAAGGCAATTGCTGAGGAGCTAGAGCTTCCCCAGTCGGTGATGGCCATCTTTGATCAGCATGATGAGGAGGATGATTTCAATGGGATAGACCAAGGCTCCAGAGGGGTTTTATTGGATGTCAGAGAGGAGATCTTCAGAAAGCTTGCTAGTAGTACGTTTGTGGTGTTTTTTCACAACGGGAGCAACCACTACATTGATTTGTACGAGTGTGGTGTCCCTGTAACAACATTTTTGAGTAACAAGGTCGTGTGGACCTGGGGTGGGGGTTTTCATTTGCCCAATAAAAGTCTGGAACGTCAGCTTAGAAACAATATGGTTGATGTTTTCGTGGGAAGTGAAGACTGGCACGATCATGTATTGCATCAAGAGGCCGCGGAGGTTGCCAAGCGCGTGGGTATTCTTGATCCTGATAAGATCGTAGAGTGCTTCCAGTATGCTTGGGCAAGAAGACTTGTGAGTGATATTGACTGGGAGATGCATGCTTCAAACTATTGGGTAAGCGACGGGATTATACAAGGTCAAGGCGATACATCGGCATGGGAGGTTGGCAATGCTTTGAAGAGAAACGTACACTTGGATCGGATTGTGGAGAATATTTACTATGAGAAAGAGATTGGTGGTCGCATTTCCAGTCCTAATGGCTGTTGGGTTTCAGCCACACACCAAACCCTACTACATGATGATAATCGCGTGTTGCCTCCTCGGGCGACATCCTTCTTCCTTCTAACAGAAGAATCAGAGGGTAGGAGGGTGGTATTACCAGCTGCCATGTTCCCACACAACAATAGGCTACGGGTGTTACATCTATCTTGGTGCACCTTCAGTTTTACATCTCCTCCCTTCTTCTGTTGTAGCCACCTAAGATTCCTCCTGCTGGACCATTGCACAGATGTCAGAGAGGAGGAGCATCAAAGCAACAACCAAAGCGGATCATGTTTCCAGAAGTTGTGGGTGTTGGACCTGAGGTACACAGATTGGTACTCAAAAACTATGATGTGTTTAATGGATGAACTCAGGGAGCTGAATGTGGAGACAGACAAGGATTGGATGAGCATAGTAGATCGTTGTGGCAATAGAACAAGCCTTGTCAAGCTCCGAGTAGCTACCAACACAGACTCTGCAACAGAAATACCCATTCACTGTCAAGTCCCTAACCTGTCTAGCGCCAGCCTCCTTAAGGAAATCATCCTTGAGGACTGTGTTGGATTGGAACAAGTTGTCACTGATGTTCTGCCACCATTGCTTGAGTCATTTAGTTTCTTCATCACTGATGATGCTATCCCTAAGATATCAAGCATTTCCTTAGAGGGCCTTGCCAAATTGAAGAGTGTGCTGCTAAGAGGGGTGATGGAGAACCTCCAGGAGctggatctctcgggtacagcaGTGAAGACCCTCGACCTCAGAAAAGTGGTAGCCCTGAACCTCAAGCAGCTCATCCTACTGGGTTGTGAGAAGCTGCAAACAATACAACATCCATCAAGTAACAAATGGCCAAGGAGGTTCGAGGTGTTGCGCATTGACACCATCCGATCAGCATCATCTGCCCAAGCTAATTGGGAAGAGAAGACCAAGGAGACTATTGCTGCTATAGGATCATCTTGTATTGCTGCAGTTCCTTCTGAAAAACCAGCTACATCCTTTGATTGGTACATCTCTGTAAGGGATGCAAGGCTCTTTAGGTCGCTAGAGCCCTTTGAAAAATATTTCACGAAGAAGTGTGGATGTATAGAGATGGCGTCATCACCTACAGGTAGTGTTGCTATTGATGATAGTGGACGTGCTCAAGGAATTAGAAAGCCTGGTCATTATTTATATGCAAGAGATATAATCTTCCGAGACCACCTGCTggctgctactgctaatgaaggtGCAATCGGATGGATGTGGGCTTGCTCGTCTGTTCCTGCTGTTGATGAATCCGTGAGCTGGTACGTCCACATACAAGATGAAGAGGAGATAAAGAGTGGATTACTGCAGCAACAAGGCAACATCCAAGGAACTAGTACTGGTGTTGCTTTAATCCCTGATTTTATATGTTACAGTGCTATAACACTGTGTGTGCATGATAGCTTGTCCATCACTAGCATCCCAAGCCCACAAGTGCTATGGTCGAGCAGGTTTACAAAATCATGGAGCTACCTTCGATGGTGTCGAGTTGAGAGATGCCCCAAGCTAAGCTCTGTATTTCCTACCCCCACACGAAGTGATGATGGGAATGATTATGAGATAGTTGAATGCTTTTCTTGGTTGACCACGTTCCGGGCATCCCAGCTCCTGAAGGCACGCTACATCTGGAACTGGAGTACAACATGCATACCCAGTAAAGATTCCTTTCAACGCCTAAAATTCTTGCACCTAGACTATTGCCCCGGGCTCATACATGTGCTCCCCTTATCCGTAAATATGACTACCTTGGGGAACCTAGAGACCCTCGAGATCGTGTGTTGTGGCGATCTCATGGGGATCTTCCCTTTGGACCCTAAGCGCCAAGAGAAGGAAACAATTATAAATTTCCCCGAGCTGAAGCATATCCACCTACACGATCTCCCCAAGCTGCAGCGCATCTGTGGAAGTAAGATGTTTGCGCCAAAGCTCGAGACTATCAAGACAAGGGGCTGCTGGAGCCTGAGGTGCCTGCCCGCCGTTGCCAAGCAATGCCCGGAGGTGGACCGCGAGAAGGAATGGTGGGACATCTTGGAGTGGGCCGAGGTGGATGCAAACCACCACCCTTCGCTCTACAAGCCGAGCCACTCGAGGTACTACAAGAAGGCCCAACTGCCGAGAGGCACCGTACTTAGGTGAGATATATCTGGCTCCATCTTCCCATTCATTAATAATTAACTTCGTGTGCTAGTCAAACATAGTTTCATCATCATCCTCCCAGTACTATTCTACTTTCATTAATTTACATAGTTATAATCAATCATCTCATTTGTGATTTATTATGCTGCATTCCAGGTAATCCATCCCTTCACTGACGTGATCTTCAGCTTGCTTTGACACTACATGCATGTTGGCTTACAAAGTTGAAGATTTCTCTACAATATATGGTTGTGTGTATGTTGCCTACCCAAATTCATGTTACTTGATTGGTTTGTGAGTGCTCTGTATCTACTTTGCCATGGTGTGACTCTGCTCGTACAGCAATCTACGTTGTTGACGTGACGATGTGTCTACCAATTTGAAtttgtttggtttggtttggttcGGTCATCTTTGCTGGACCGACCCATGTATCCATCAGAGCAAGTATCTATCATCTGGTTGGAGAGATGATGGTATAGGCTCTGAGCAAGAGAGAAATAAATAGGAGTGGCATTCAGCTTATGTGGCATGAGCACTGGTGCTGCTATGCTCTCTCTGTGTGGTGTGGTGTGTGATTTGTCAGCTATGCACTGACTGTTGTAATAATTTGTTGTACTCTGACTTGCATATACGTAACAGTGATGAAGATTATACGTGTGTTTGTTTTTGCAACAGTTTTGCGTTTTATAAATCCGCTGCCGAGTGTTACTTATCTGAATGCTGTAGCTCTATGCTTTATGCTTTGCTTTGTTCTGGGTTGGTCGACGACTGTTATAAGTATGTATACATATCATGCAAAGAACTCTTCTTTATTTTTACTGGCTAGCTGAGCACCAAGCACTTAATGCCGTTCAGGCTTGTATAATCATCGAAGTTTGTATACTTGGACCCTACAGACTACAGAGCATGATATATTAGCGGCCTTTTTAATAACTGTATATTAAGTTTTTCAGACAAGATTATCTAGAGGCATGCATATATACATATCATTCTCATCTATGCATCTTTATTTAGTTATTTCCAGAAGATCATCCTGAGATTTTTTTTTTTGGCGAGAAGATCATCCTGAGATTAAGCTAGAAAGGAAAACGGAGCTGCAGTACATATACACAGAGTTGAGTACTACAGTATTGTATTAGCTATTTAGTGTTAACTGGGCAAAGGGAAACCATGTTGCTTTGTGTTTTTGGTCAGTATCACTGTTCGATGCTAATGCATGTCGAAAAGTAAATTCGAATGGgatttttttttaatttgaaAAGAAACAGCCCAATGTTAGCTAGGGTCTTAATTCACTCTGTTTTGGATACAAATATCAAATATGATAAAAATTTAGAGACAAGGTGTGGACAAGGAGAAGCAGAGCAAGACCTATAGTGGAAACTCGAGCTGCACCGTACTACAAGATTGGCTCTTGACGAAATTGGCTTGTAATATGAATAGCTCTTGCCGAAATTGGCTTGTAGCGTCTTCTGCCCGAGCTGTTTGACCTGCTGGTGTACAGCTGCTGACTGCTCTGCTTCCCGTGAACGTGAGGCACAACAGAGTTCCTTACAAATAAAGGAAAAATAGAgagtgaaagaaaaaaaaacaagtGCACTAATGGCTTCTCTGTCTTCTCTCCGACTCTAGGAGATTCTCACAATGGCTAGCTGTGTGCTTGCGAGCTTCTAGCTCTCCATTTTCCATTATATATCCAgatgatgatgatgtgctacaagATGTAGCAGCAAGAAGTAGCAGCCAAAGATTAAAATAGGATGCCCTGTCAATATCTGAAACATGGTCTGGTTACAAATGGATGGATGGAGTACTCAAGTTTAGAGGACAACTGAGCAAGCACACGGATATACACATAACCAGCTTAGAGGAGATGCAGACATGTAGGGCAAACATGGATGAAGCAAAGCAACAGATTACAAGTAGAAAAAGGGTAATGAAGGCAAATAAGGCTACAAGGAAAGGACCCGAGCAATAAGGCTACAACCAGAATACATCAGCTAATCAGCTTCAAGCTGATGTTCTTGAGATTTGGATGCTCCGCATATTGGTTCTGTAAATGTATCTTCATCTTATTGATGCCTTCACCATCCATCCGAATTTCATTGAGGTTACTGAGAAATTGTAGCCCCTTCATCTCCAAGTATAAGGAAGTTTGTAGCAGCTCAAGCTTAGGCATTGCATCCTTTTCAAACCTCAAAAAGTTGAGCCTGTACAGGACCGAAAGCTCAAGCACCACAAGGCTCGGGAATGATGAACCTAGGAAATGCAGATCATACATGTCAATTGCCAAGAACCCCAGTCGTAAAACTGCGAGGTTTGATAGACCCCCAAGAGTTTGTATGTCAACAGCTTAGCCCAATCGGCTGCATTGTAGGTTCAACTTTGATAGACTCTGTAGGTGATGCATCCAATCTGGTACTCTGTCAAGGGAGCCGTCCAACTTGAGTCTCTCAAGGTGTTTTGGCGGCAACCAATCCCCACCCAAACAACCATCTATATCATCGCCATGCACTGTCAAAGAACGAAGTTGGTTGTGAGCAGCAATGGCAGACCAGAACTTCATCTGGTTTCCCTTGTTGATACCATCCACACCTAGCTTGCGCAGTTGAGTAAGCACACTGAGCTCCTTTATGACCTCTTCCTTCCCCCTTGTAACATCGACAACACCCAATGTTTGCAGGGACGTCAATTTTCCAGTCCCTCTTGGAGCTTTACCACCACCCTCATTTTTAGAGAAGTACATGTTGAATAGGTCGTGCATGTTCAAACCAAGTTCTG belongs to Triticum urartu cultivar G1812 chromosome 7, Tu2.1, whole genome shotgun sequence and includes:
- the LOC125518154 gene encoding uncharacterized protein LOC125518154, with the protein product MEVSVKLPMRTSGICATDGLTHMIGMLGGDIEIALFELSPAIFSKNSMQYWNAYLISMRLRFDHVFTAAQPVSSAAGHDRRPAPARAGILRRARPRRPHPGGVRGAAGPNTGGPGDPSVLGWVLWAAPGCAAHHCHRAAVAAVAAAAPSGPRALAGLLQQPLQPPSIAPSWLPWHPPHQEASAALVGLLQQPLQLQSTATTAPSWLPWQPPHQVASAALIRPLQQLPSTAPPWLQWQPLLLATSAAPGAPPQQPLQLQQPSPVSSGPASTASTGVAIHQIKFPPSPSPLHQGVPIQQIKLPPSPSPLPAWITTRHVSTTVRLQAAARGLLARRRVRELRGLQLPLLPVALRCAKDLDLVRCVGDLGHAVFPTDNALKQDIIIKANTIDAAAGEILGILDGINKYERKIYFFGWCGLGASAALRVAAQRLKSLAAKGRKFDKVVHVDCTLWQSMRALQKAIAEELELPQSVMAIFDQHDEEDDFNGIDQGSRGVLLDVREEIFRKLASSTFVVFFHNGSNHYIDLYECGVPVTTFLSNKVVWTWGGGFHLPNKSLERQLRNNMVDVFVGSEDWHDHVLHQEAAEVAKRVGILDPDKIVECFQYAWARRLVSDIDWEMHASNYWVSDGIIQGQGDTSAWEVGNALKRNVHLDRIVENIYYEKEIGGRISSPNGCWVSATHQTLLHDDNRVLPPRATSFFLLTEESEGRRVVLPAAMFPHNNRLRVLHLSWCTFSFTSPPFFCCSHLRFLLLDHCTDVREEEHQSNNQSGSCFQKLWVLDLRYTDWYSKTMMCLMDELRELNVETDKDWMSIVDRCGNRTSLVKLRVATNTDSATEIPIHCQVPNLSSASLLKEIILEDCVGLEQVVTDVLPPLLESFSFFITDDAIPKISSISLEGLAKLKSVLLRGVMENLQELDLSGTAVKTLDLRKVVALNLKQLILLGCEKLQTIQHPSSNKWPRRFEVLRIDTIRSASSAQANWEEKTKETIAAIGSSCIAAVPSEKPATSFDWYISVRDARLFRSLEPFEKYFTKKCGCIEMASSPTGSVAIDDSGRAQGIRKPGHYLYARDIIFRDHLLAATANEGAIGWMWACSSVPAVDESVSWYVHIQDEEEIKSGLLQQQGNIQGTSTGVALIPDFICYSAITLCVHDSLSITSIPSPQVLWSSRFTKSWSYLRWCRVERCPKLSSVFPTPTRSDDGNDYEIVECFSWLTTFRASQLLKARYIWNWSTTCIPSKDSFQRLKFLHLDYCPGLIHVLPLSVNMTTLGNLETLEIVCCGDLMGIFPLDPKRQEKETIINFPELKHIHLHDLPKLQRICGSKMFAPKLETIKTRGCWSLRCLPAVAKQCPEVDREKEWWDILEWAEVDANHHPSLYKPSHSRYYKKAQLPRGTVLR